In Oceanobacillus sp. FSL K6-2867, one DNA window encodes the following:
- a CDS encoding Na(+)/H(+) antiporter subunit B, which produces MKINNVILRTVAKIVVFIILTLATYLFLAGHNSPGGGFIGGLVLASALVLLFIVYDIETVQKAIPVDFKKVAAFGAFLSVGTGFGALIFDVPFLSQSFAYFNLPFFGETELTTVTIFEAGVALVVVGIVVTIILSISEDV; this is translated from the coding sequence ATGAAGATCAATAATGTCATTTTACGAACAGTGGCTAAAATTGTTGTTTTCATTATCCTTACTTTGGCCACGTACCTGTTTTTAGCAGGTCATAATAGTCCGGGCGGGGGATTTATAGGCGGACTTGTCCTTGCATCAGCGTTAGTATTGCTTTTTATTGTGTACGATATCGAAACGGTTCAGAAGGCAATTCCTGTTGACTTTAAGAAGGTTGCAGCTTTTGGTGCTTTTCTTTCTGTAGGAACTGGGTTTGGTGCTTTAATTTTTGATGTTCCGTTCTTATCACAGTCTTTTGCCTATTTTAACCTCCCTTTCTTTGGGGAAACTGAACTTACAACTGTAACTATTTTTGAGGCTGGGGTAGCACTTGTCGTAGTAGGGATAGTTGTAACGATTATTCTAAGTATTAGTGAGGATGTGTAA